A stretch of the Bacillus sp. B-jedd genome encodes the following:
- the fliS gene encoding flagellar export chaperone FliS, translating into MSLKNPYQAYQTQSVVTSRTEDLTYLLYQGLIKFIRLSKVALEQNNIEESNRNNLRAQDILTELMVTLKPGFEISQPMMTLYDFMKSRLISANIEKNIAFLEEVEGLAEDMAETWKQATDRN; encoded by the coding sequence ATGAGTTTAAAAAACCCTTACCAAGCCTACCAAACACAGTCGGTCGTAACTTCCCGCACTGAAGACCTCACGTATTTGCTTTATCAAGGATTGATCAAATTTATCCGTCTGTCCAAAGTCGCACTCGAACAGAATAACATAGAGGAATCAAACCGAAATAACCTGCGAGCCCAGGATATTCTGACTGAATTAATGGTAACCTTAAAACCTGGTTTTGAGATTTCCCAACCTATGATGACATTATATGATTTTATGAAATCCCGCTTAATTTCCGCAAATATTGAGAAAAACATCGCCTTCCTCGAAGAAGTCGAAGGATTGGCCGAAGATATGGCGGAAACCTGGAAACAGGCAACGGACAGGAACTAA
- a CDS encoding glucosaminidase domain-containing protein — protein sequence MIIGDDWLTKSMLINTLSRTGNKSLPSALSNTGNLFAEVFTQYLQMQNESKAPQSDVVSFTPIPESLNLSFEKKLTFFSEPFSGDGQRPLHYTDLNSDKIDQSLGGKLTGMGKAFIQAGQKYNINPALLVAVAQHETGNGTSKAAAFKNNIAGMMGKYGLKSYASVEESIFDMARNLSENYLKTGLTSINKIAAKYAPVGAANDPNGLNNHWVTGVTKYFDKLIT from the coding sequence TTGATTATAGGTGACGATTGGCTGACTAAATCCATGCTTATCAATACACTTTCGCGCACGGGCAATAAGAGCCTGCCATCTGCACTATCAAATACCGGTAACCTTTTCGCCGAAGTTTTTACCCAGTACTTACAAATGCAGAATGAATCGAAAGCTCCACAGTCTGACGTTGTATCTTTTACCCCGATCCCGGAAAGCCTAAACCTCTCTTTTGAAAAAAAATTAACTTTTTTTTCAGAACCATTTTCCGGAGACGGTCAGAGGCCATTGCATTACACCGATTTAAACAGCGATAAAATTGACCAATCACTTGGAGGCAAACTTACCGGGATGGGAAAGGCATTTATCCAGGCGGGACAAAAGTATAACATTAATCCCGCATTGCTTGTCGCTGTTGCCCAGCACGAAACGGGGAATGGCACTTCCAAGGCCGCGGCTTTCAAAAATAACATCGCTGGAATGATGGGCAAATATGGACTGAAATCGTACGCATCGGTTGAGGAAAGCATTTTCGATATGGCCCGTAATCTAAGTGAAAACTATCTAAAAACAGGGTTAACAAGCATTAATAAAATTGCAGCCAAATATGCTCCAGTCGGGGCAGCGAATGATCCGAATGGCCTTAATAACCATTGGGTAACAGGTGTGACAAAATATTTCGATAAGTTAATTACATAA
- the flgB gene encoding flagellar basal body rod protein FlgB encodes MNTISLLHSALNASNLRQQAISNNIANAETPGFKAKNVVFEELLKSKLANQSSFVGKRTDYRHFEIGRSSSLPVPQIAENKNIAMQINGNNVDIDEEMTRLGKNALWYNTVATQLSSEFQNLSIAIKGRV; translated from the coding sequence TTGAATACCATCAGCCTTTTACATTCAGCATTGAATGCTTCAAATCTTCGACAACAAGCCATTTCAAATAATATTGCCAATGCGGAGACTCCTGGATTCAAGGCGAAAAATGTCGTTTTTGAAGAACTTTTGAAAAGTAAACTTGCAAACCAATCAAGTTTTGTCGGGAAAAGAACAGATTACCGCCACTTTGAAATTGGAAGATCTTCATCACTACCAGTCCCTCAGATTGCAGAAAATAAAAATATCGCCATGCAAATAAACGGTAACAATGTGGACATTGATGAGGAGATGACTCGGCTTGGGAAAAATGCTCTTTGGTATAACACGGTGGCAACTCAGCTTTCAAGCGAGTTTCAAAACTTGTCAATCGCCATTAAAGGGAGGGTTTGA